Proteins encoded within one genomic window of Cucumis sativus cultivar 9930 chromosome 3, Cucumber_9930_V3, whole genome shotgun sequence:
- the LOC101213851 gene encoding uncharacterized protein LOC101213851 produces the protein MMAPIRTSGFVDPGWEHGVAQDEKKKKVKCNYCGKIVSGGIYRLKQHLARVSGEVTYCDKAPEEVYLRMRENLEGCRSNKKPRQSEDDEQSYLNFHSNDDEEDGSHVTYRNRGRQLMGNRNVGTNMTPLRSLRYVDPGWEHGVAQDERKKKVKCNYCEKIVSGGINRFKQHLARIPGEVAPCKHAPEEVYLKIKENMKWHRTGRRHVQTDANEISAYFMQSDNEEEEEEKEESLHHISKERFIDGDKRLSKDLKSTFRGMSPGGGSEPSVKRSRLDSVFLKTTKRQTEQVQKQALVKRGGNRRSRKEVMSAICKFFCYAGIPFQSANSVYFHKMLETVGQYGSGLVGPSCQLMSGRLLQEEVATIKSYLVELKASWAVTGCSILVDNWKDSDGRAFINFLVSCPRGVYFVSSVDAMEIVDDPSNLFSVLDGVVDEIGEENVVQVITENTPIYKAAGKMLEEKRRNLFWTPCATYCVDHMLEDFLKLRSVEDCMEKCQKITKFIYNRSWLLNFMKNEFTQGLELLRPAVTRNASSFATLQCLLEHRGNLRRMFVSNEWTSSRFSKSGEGQEVEMIVLNPSFWKKVQYVCKSVEPVLQVLQKVDSVQSLSISSIYNDMYRAKFAIQSIHGDDARKYGPFWNVIDSNWNSLFCHSLHMAAFFLNPSYRYRPDFVAHSEVVRGLNECIVRLESDSSRRISASMQISDYNSAKSDFGTELAISTRTELDPAAWWQQHGISCLELQQIAVRILSQTCSSLCFEHNWTPFAKEHSQRHNSLSQRKMADLLYVHYNLQLRERQLRKQSNESISLDHILMEHLLDDWIVEPRKQGMQEDEEILCPGMEPLDAYENDLIDYEDGTSEGRKGCLQLVGLTDVDTLDVNPANGGASTDNDADVKFYDNELSD, from the exons ATGATGGCCCCTATTCGCACCTCTGGATTTGTTGATCCAGGGTGGGAGCATGGAGTTGCTcaagatgaaaagaagaagaaggttaaATGCAATTACTGCGGGAAAATAGTAAGTGGTGGCATATATAGATTGAAGCAACATTTAGCTCGAGTTTCAGGAGAAGTTACTTATTGTGACAAGGCTCCGGAGGAAGTATATTTGAGAATGAGAGAAAACCTGGAAGGTTGTCGTTCCAATAAGAAACCTAGGCAATCTGAAGATGATGAACAGTCATATTTGAACTTCCATTCCAacgatgatgaagaagatggttCACATGTGACTTACAGAAATAGAGGAAGGCAACTAATGGGAAACAGGAACGTTGGTACTAACATGACTCCTCTGAGGTCATTAAGATATGTTGATCCTGGGTGGGAACATGGTGTTGCTCAAgatgaaaggaagaagaaggtaaAGTGCAACTACTGCGAAAAGATAGTAAGCGGAGGTATTAATAGGTTTAAACAACATCTAGCCAGAATTCCTGGAGAAGTGGCTCCCTGCAAACATGCTCCCGAAGAAGTGTATCTTAAGATCAAAGAGAATATGAAATGGCATCGTACTGGAAGGAGACATGTACAGACTGATGCCAATGAGATATCGGCTTATTTTATGCAATCAgataatgaagaagaagaagaagagaaagaggaatCACTGCATCATATTAGCAAGGAAAGGTTTATTGATGGTGACAAAAGACTGAGCAAAGATTTGAAAAGTACTTTCAGGGGAATGTCCCCTGGTGGTGGATCTGAACCGTCAGTTAAAAGGTCAAGGTTAGATTCTGTTTTTCTGAAAACCACCAAAAGACAAACTGAACAGGTGCAGAAACAAGCTTTAGTAAAACGAGGAGGCAATAGGAGGTCACGGAAAGAAGTGATGTCTGCAATTTGCAAATTCTTTTGCTATGCAGGAATTCCTTTTCAATCTGCAAATTCTGTTTACTTTCATAAGATGTTGGAGACAGTTGGTCAATATGGATCGGGCTTGGTTGGCCCTTCATGCCAACTTATGTCTGGTCGATTATTACAGGAGGAAGTTGCAACTATTAAGTCTTACCTGGTTGAGTTGAAGGCCTCCTGGGCAGTTACTGGTTGTTCTATTCTGGTAGACAATTGGAAAGACTCAGATGGTAGGgcttttataaactttttggtTTCATGTCCCCGTGGTGTTTACTTTGTGTCGTCAGTTGATGCCATGGAAATAGTAGATGACCCTTCAAACTTGTTTAGCGTTCTTGATGGAGTGGTTGATgaaattggagaagaaaatgtggTGCAG GTAATCACCGAGAATACTCCCATTTATAAAGCTGCTGGGAAAATGCTtgaggagaagagaagaaatttatTCTGGACTCCATGTGCGACCTATTGTGTTGATCACATGCTTGaagattttttgaaattgagatcCGTGGAAGACTGCATGGAAAAGTGCCAAAAAATTACcaagtttatttataatcGGAGCTGGTTGTTAAATTTCATGAAGAATGAATTCACCCAGGGGCTGGAACTTCTGAGGCCTGCAGTTACTCGGAATGCCTCAAGCTTTGCTACTTTGCAGTGCTTGCTAGAACACAGAGGTAATTTACGGAGAATGTTTGTCTCCAATGAGTGGACTTCTAGCAGGTTTTCTAAATCTGGCGAGGGACAAGAAGTAGAGATGATTGTATTAAATCCTTCATTTTGGAAGAAGGTGCAATATGTTTGTAAATCTGTGGAACCAGTATTGCAAGTTCTTCAAAAAGTCGATTCTGTTCAAAGCTTGTCAATTTCATCGATATATAATGATATGTACAGAGCCAAGTTTGCTATACAATCCATTCATGGTGATGATGCCAGGAAATATGGACCATTCTGGAATGTGATAGATAGCAACTGGAATTCTTTATTTTGCCACTCTTTACACATGGCTGCCTTTTTCTTAAATCCATCATACAGATATCGTCCTGATTTTGTAGCG CATTCGGAGGTGGTTCGTGGACTTAATGAATGCATAGTTCGGTTAGAGTCCGACAGTTCCAGAAGGATCTCTGCATCTATGCAG ATTTCTGACTATAATTCAGCAAAGTCTGATTTTGGAACTGAGCTGGCTATTAGTACAAGAACAGAGCTTGATCCAG CTGCATGGTGGCAACAGCATGGAATCAGTTGCTTAGAGCTGCAACAAATAGCTGTTCGCATACTAAGTCAGACATGTTCGTCTTTGTGTTTTGAACACAACTGGACCCCATTCGCTAAAGAACATAGTCAAAGGCACAATAGTTTGTCTCAGAGAAAAATGGCTGATTTGTTGTATGTCCACTACAACCTGCAACTTCGGGAACGCCAACTAAGAAAGCAATCTAATGAGTCTATCTCTCTTGATCATATTCTTATGGAACACTTATTGGATGATTGGATTGTGGAACCCCGGAAACAAGGCATGCAAGAAGATGAG GAAATTCTTTGTCCTGGAATGGAGCCACTTGATGCATATGAGAATGATTTGATTGACTATGAGGATGGGACATCGGAGGGTCGGAAGGGTTGCCTTCAACTGGTTGGTTTGACTGATGTAGACACATTGGATGTCAATCCTGCCAATGGAGGTGCTTCCACAGACAATGATGCCGATGTGAAGTTTTACGACAATGAGCTAAGTGACTAA
- the LOC101204799 gene encoding uncharacterized protein LOC101204799 has protein sequence MNRQHSNHLQSNSISHCQQCGISQSACWILHNVRHKATFRRLCTNCVLKHNLSRFCPLCFDVYEDSTPPPSHHRVMCFRCPSISHLSCVSFRFSSTFLCPLCSDPRFVFFDGFDSGGSLCQSESTVAFLAGKNVDAKSGKAIVAAARVSAQSMRRAALDARAVAEMKIKNAAFAKKQATLALEQLAYLVLQEKDKNGYSKSNGDAVDSERKVEEEEYKLQEKDNRHSPIDIQMPVLAEQWSYQEVTAMAMAMTAATIELVIRPSRLHSSRFEKTELTH, from the exons ATGAATCGCCAACACTCCAACCATCTTCAATCCAACTCCATTTCTCACTGCCAACAGTGCGGCATCTCTCAATCCGCCTGTTGGATCCTCCACAATGTTCGTCACAAAGCCACTTTCCGTCGTCTCTGCACTAATTGTGTCCTCAAGCACAATCTCTCCCGTTTTTGTCCTCTTTGCTTCGATGTTTATGAGGATTCAACTCCTCCGCCGTCTCATCATCGAGTTATGTGCTTCAGATGCCCTTCAATCTCTCATCTCTCTTGCGTTTCCTTTCGATTTTCCTCTACCTTCCTATGCCCTCTCTGCTCCGATCCTCGTTTTGTCTTCTTCGATGGTTTTGACTCCGGCGGCAGCCTTTGTCAATCGGAGTCTACTGTCGCCTTTTTAGCCGGAAAAAATGTTGATGCTAAATCAGGGAAAGCTATTGTCGCTGCGGCTCGTGTGTCCGCTCAATCCATGAGGAGAGCAGCTCTTGACGCTAGGGCTGTTGCGGAGATGAAGATAAAAAACGCCGCGTTTGCCAAGAAACAGGCTACTCTCGCATTGGAACAGCTTGCGTATCTTGTTCTTCAGGAGAAGGATAAAAATGGATATTCTAAAAGTAATGGAGATGCTGTTGATAGTGAGAGgaaggttgaagaagaagaatacaAGCTACAGGAGAAAGAT AATCGCCATTCGCCCATTGATATTCAAATGCCAGTTCTGGCGGAGCAGTGGTCATATCAAGAAGTGACGGCGATGGCGATGGCGATGACGGCGGCGACGATTGAGCTG GTGATTCGGCCGAGTCGACTCCACTCGTCTCGCTTTGAGAAAACCGAGTTGACTCATTGA
- the LOC101205048 gene encoding 50S ribosomal protein L3-2, mitochondrial, translated as MSALSRGLISRFRLLSINSSASHSITTSSSSSSSRTNASCYYFFRAFSTQDLTQASDGSLSASSIFEAKPGTMGSNSTRTGVIAVKCGMSALWDKWGARIPITVLWVDDNIVSQVKTIEKEGITALQIGCGQKKEKHLSKPELGHFRAQGVPLKRKLREFPVSQDALLPVGTEIGVRHFVPGQYVDVTGISRGKGFQGVMKRHGFKGMPASHGASLSHRSGGSTGQRDAPGKVFKGRKMAGRMGGKQRTVKNVWIYKIDPARNLMWVKGPIPGAEGNFVFIKDAVYKKLNKSAILPFPTYFATDGEDTDKLEPLVADLGEVDPFMTGD; from the exons ATGTCAGCTTTATCTAGAGGTCTCATTTCTCGTTTTCGTCTTCTCTCGATCAATTCAAGCGCTTCTCATTCAATtactacttcttcttcttcttcttcttcaaggaCAAATGCGTCCTGTTACTACTTCTTCCGTGCTTTCAGTACCCAGGATTTGACTCAGGCTAGCGATGGGTCTTTGTCAGCTTCTTCGATTTTTGAAGCTAAACCTGGTACTATGGGAAGTAACTCTACGCGGACGGGTGTTATTGCCGTCAAGTGTGGAATGTCGGCGTTGTGGGATAAATGGGGAGCTAGGATACCCATCACTGTGCTCTGGGTTGATGATAATATTGTGTCTCAGGTCAAGACCATTGAGAAAGAAGGTATCACAGCTCTACAG ATTGGCTGTGGACAGAAGAAGGAAAAGCATTTGAGTAAACCTGAATTAGGCCATTTTAGGGCTCAAGGTGTTCCATTGAAGAGGAAGCTGAGGGAGTTCCCAGTGTCACAAGATGCACTTCTTCCAGTTGGTACAGAAATTGGCGTTCGCCATTTTGTTCCTGGACAGTATGTCGATGTGACAGGAATAAGTAGAGGGAAAGGTTTTCAG GGAGTGATGAAAAGGCATGGTTTCAAAGGAATGCCAGCATCCCACGGAGCATCATTATCTCATAGGAGCGGAGGTTCTACGGGTCAGAGGGATGCTCCTGGAAAG GTTTTCAAAGGCAGAAAGATGGCTGGGCGTATGGGTGGAAAGCAGAGAACTGTTAAAAATGTGTGGATATACAAAATTGACCCTGCAAGGAATTTGATGTGGGTGAAAGGACCA ATCCCCGGTGCCGAAGGAAactttgtatttataaaagacGCCGTGTACAAGAAACTCAATAAGTCGGCAATCCTTCCATTTCCTACGTACTTCGCAACTGATGGTGAGGACACAGACAAGTTGGAACCTCTTGTTGCTGATCTTGGAGAAGTAGATCCATTTATGACTGGAGATTGA
- the LOC101214093 gene encoding SWI/SNF-related matrix-associated actin-dependent regulator of chromatin subfamily A-like protein 1 isoform X2 yields the protein MEFGDEDDDWNLTPEELDSLERDAVQKIAQLQNSAAASSSSFNAFVPCSASNQHPHQSFQSNTHFNSGVNKAKISNPNAHDSAFQPSQLNPVENASPLAGALPPSAAAKEHVGDEGAKERPKLSVKFFLHSSGNVAAKFSYDQVLIDAVRKIPKATWNGKERLWMFPVSSLSVAESVLRDVVGFKVEVENLDNLVHRAIVAASLVPDLRDKYNKLPADIESMLLPFQREGVRFILQHGGRALLADEMGLGKTLQAIAVAACVREAWPVLILTPSSLRLHWAAMIQQWLKIPSSDIHVVLSQYCGSNKGGFTILSSSSKSSLHLDGLFNIISYDVVQKLQNILMASEFKVVIADESHFMKNAQAKRTVACVPVIQKAQYAILLSGTPALSRPIELLKQLEALYPNVYKNVHEYGNRYCKGGTFGLYQGASNHVELHNLMKATLMIRRLKKDVLSELPQKRRQQVFLDLAEKDIREIRALFCELEVVKGKIKACRSEEVESLKFQQKNLINKIYTDSAEAKIPAVLNYLETVIEAGCKFLVFAHHQPMIDAIHQFFQKKKVNCIRIDGGTPPAMRQALVSEFQQKDSIMAAVLSIKAGGVGLTLTAASTVIFAELSWTPGDLIQAEDRAHRIGQVSSVNIHYLLANDTVDDIIWDVVQSKLENLGQMLDGEENTLEVAVKQQPITSSSPNSKQKTLDSFIKRCNNASVDTQSKLKLPKH from the exons atggaatttgGAGACGAAGATGATGACTGGAACTTGACCCCTGAAGAACTCGATTCCCTCGAGAGAGACGCTGTTCAGAAGATTGctcaacttcaaaattcagCTGCTgcgtcttcttcttcgttcAATGCCTTTGTTCCTTGCTCTGCTTCTAATCAACACCCCCATCAGTCTTTTCAATCCAACACCCACTTTAATTCGGGTGTCAACAAGGCCAAAATCAGCAACCCAAATGCCCATGATTCTGCATTTCAACCTTCCCAGCTCAATCCG GTGGAAAACGCCTCTCCCTTGGCCGGAGCATTACCTCCATCAGCTGCGGCAAAAGAACATGTTG GAGATGAAGGTGCAAAGGAACGGCCTAAGCTTTCTGtcaaattttttcttcacagTAGCGGAAACGTTGCTGCAAAATTTTCATACGATCAG GTACTGATAGATGCTGTTCGAAAGATCCCTAAAGCCACATGGAATGGCAAAGAAAG ATTATGGATGTTTCCAGTATCTAGTTTGTCAGTGGCAGAAAGCGTCCTACGTGATGTAGTTGGTTTTAAAGTTGAG GTAGAGAACTTAGATAACCTGGTGCATCGTGCTATTGTAGCAGCTTCTCTAGTTCCTGATCTACGAG ACAAATATAACAAGTTGCCTGCCGATATTGAATCAATGCTTTTGCCATTTCAGCGGGAAGGTGTTAG GTTTATTTTACAACATGGAGGTCGTGCCCTTTTAGCAGATGAAATGGGGTTAGGGAAAACGTTGCAG GCTATTGCTGTTGCTGCATGTGTTCGTGAAGCATGGCCTGTTCTTATACTCACACCATCTTCCTTACGATTGCACTGGGCTgca ATGATTCAGCAATGGCTCAAAATTCCTTCATCAGATATACAT GTTGTTTTATCCCAATATTGCGGGTCAAATAAGGGTGGATTTACAATACTCTCCTCAAGCAGCAAGAGCAGCCTTCATCTTGATGGCCTTTTCAATATCATCTCCTATGACGTGGTTCAGAAGTTACAAAATATTCTAATGGCATCGGAGTTTAAG GTTGTAATTGCAGACGAGTCACACTTCATGAAAAATGCTCAAGCGAAGAGGACAGTTGCTTGTGTGCCCGTTATACAG aaAGCTCAGTATGCCATTTTGCTCAGTGGAACTCCAGCATTGTCTCGACCAATTGAACTCCTCAAGCAG CTGGAAGCTTTATATCcaaatgtatataaaaatgttCACGAGTATGGCAACAGATACTGCAAGGGT GGAACTTTTGGATTATATCAAGGTGCAAGCAACCATGTAGAATTACACAATCTGATGAAAGCAACGTTGATGATCCGCAGGCTTAAAAAGGATGTTCTTTCTGAGCTCCCACAGAAGCGTAGGCAACAG GTGTTCCTAGATTTGGCTGAGAAGGACATAAGGGAAATTAGGGCTTTATTTTGTGAG TTAGAGGTTGTTAAAGGAAAAATCAAAGCCTGCAGATCAGAGGAGGTAGAATCGCTGAAGTTTCAACAAAAGAATCTTATTAACAAg ATATACACTGATTCTGCTGAAGCCAAAATTCCAGCAGTTCTTAATTATCTAGAGACCGTAATTGAG GCAGGTTGCAAGTTTCTGGTTTTTGCTCATCATCAGCCCATGATTGATGCTATACACCAGTTTTTTCAA aaaaagaaagtgaattGCATTCGAATTGACGGCGGTACTCCTCCAGCAATGAGACAAGCTCTGGTTTCAGAGTTTCAGCAGAAAGATTCAATCATGGCAGCAGTg TTATCTATTAAAGCTGGAGGCGTTGGGCTAACGTTAACCGCTGCAAGCACAGTTATTTTTGCCGAGCTTTCTTGGACGCCAGGTGATCTGATTCAAGCTGAAGATCGGGCTCATAGAATCGGACAG GTGTCTTCTGTTAACATACATTATCTACTAGCGAATGACACAGTTGATGATATCATATG gGACGTTGTACAGAGCAAGTTAGAGAATTTAGGGCAG ATGCTGGATGGGGAAGAGAACACATTGGAAGTAGCAGTGAAGCAACAGCCGATTACAAGTAGCAGTCCAAATTCAAAGCAAAAGACTTTAGATTCTTTTATTAAACGTTGCAACAATGCAAGTGTTGATACCCAATCCAAGTTGAAACTTCCCAAGCACTAA
- the LOC101214093 gene encoding SWI/SNF-related matrix-associated actin-dependent regulator of chromatin subfamily A-like protein 1 isoform X1 gives MEFGDEDDDWNLTPEELDSLERDAVQKIAQLQNSAAASSSSFNAFVPCSASNQHPHQSFQSNTHFNSGVNKAKISNPNAHDSAFQPSQLNPVLGYRSRAVENASPLAGALPPSAAAKEHVGDEGAKERPKLSVKFFLHSSGNVAAKFSYDQVLIDAVRKIPKATWNGKERLWMFPVSSLSVAESVLRDVVGFKVEVENLDNLVHRAIVAASLVPDLRDKYNKLPADIESMLLPFQREGVRFILQHGGRALLADEMGLGKTLQAIAVAACVREAWPVLILTPSSLRLHWAAMIQQWLKIPSSDIHVVLSQYCGSNKGGFTILSSSSKSSLHLDGLFNIISYDVVQKLQNILMASEFKVVIADESHFMKNAQAKRTVACVPVIQKAQYAILLSGTPALSRPIELLKQLEALYPNVYKNVHEYGNRYCKGGTFGLYQGASNHVELHNLMKATLMIRRLKKDVLSELPQKRRQQVFLDLAEKDIREIRALFCELEVVKGKIKACRSEEVESLKFQQKNLINKIYTDSAEAKIPAVLNYLETVIEAGCKFLVFAHHQPMIDAIHQFFQKKKVNCIRIDGGTPPAMRQALVSEFQQKDSIMAAVLSIKAGGVGLTLTAASTVIFAELSWTPGDLIQAEDRAHRIGQVSSVNIHYLLANDTVDDIIWDVVQSKLENLGQMLDGEENTLEVAVKQQPITSSSPNSKQKTLDSFIKRCNNASVDTQSKLKLPKH, from the exons atggaatttgGAGACGAAGATGATGACTGGAACTTGACCCCTGAAGAACTCGATTCCCTCGAGAGAGACGCTGTTCAGAAGATTGctcaacttcaaaattcagCTGCTgcgtcttcttcttcgttcAATGCCTTTGTTCCTTGCTCTGCTTCTAATCAACACCCCCATCAGTCTTTTCAATCCAACACCCACTTTAATTCGGGTGTCAACAAGGCCAAAATCAGCAACCCAAATGCCCATGATTCTGCATTTCAACCTTCCCAGCTCAATCCGGTACTGGGTTATCGTTCTCGCGCG GTGGAAAACGCCTCTCCCTTGGCCGGAGCATTACCTCCATCAGCTGCGGCAAAAGAACATGTTG GAGATGAAGGTGCAAAGGAACGGCCTAAGCTTTCTGtcaaattttttcttcacagTAGCGGAAACGTTGCTGCAAAATTTTCATACGATCAG GTACTGATAGATGCTGTTCGAAAGATCCCTAAAGCCACATGGAATGGCAAAGAAAG ATTATGGATGTTTCCAGTATCTAGTTTGTCAGTGGCAGAAAGCGTCCTACGTGATGTAGTTGGTTTTAAAGTTGAG GTAGAGAACTTAGATAACCTGGTGCATCGTGCTATTGTAGCAGCTTCTCTAGTTCCTGATCTACGAG ACAAATATAACAAGTTGCCTGCCGATATTGAATCAATGCTTTTGCCATTTCAGCGGGAAGGTGTTAG GTTTATTTTACAACATGGAGGTCGTGCCCTTTTAGCAGATGAAATGGGGTTAGGGAAAACGTTGCAG GCTATTGCTGTTGCTGCATGTGTTCGTGAAGCATGGCCTGTTCTTATACTCACACCATCTTCCTTACGATTGCACTGGGCTgca ATGATTCAGCAATGGCTCAAAATTCCTTCATCAGATATACAT GTTGTTTTATCCCAATATTGCGGGTCAAATAAGGGTGGATTTACAATACTCTCCTCAAGCAGCAAGAGCAGCCTTCATCTTGATGGCCTTTTCAATATCATCTCCTATGACGTGGTTCAGAAGTTACAAAATATTCTAATGGCATCGGAGTTTAAG GTTGTAATTGCAGACGAGTCACACTTCATGAAAAATGCTCAAGCGAAGAGGACAGTTGCTTGTGTGCCCGTTATACAG aaAGCTCAGTATGCCATTTTGCTCAGTGGAACTCCAGCATTGTCTCGACCAATTGAACTCCTCAAGCAG CTGGAAGCTTTATATCcaaatgtatataaaaatgttCACGAGTATGGCAACAGATACTGCAAGGGT GGAACTTTTGGATTATATCAAGGTGCAAGCAACCATGTAGAATTACACAATCTGATGAAAGCAACGTTGATGATCCGCAGGCTTAAAAAGGATGTTCTTTCTGAGCTCCCACAGAAGCGTAGGCAACAG GTGTTCCTAGATTTGGCTGAGAAGGACATAAGGGAAATTAGGGCTTTATTTTGTGAG TTAGAGGTTGTTAAAGGAAAAATCAAAGCCTGCAGATCAGAGGAGGTAGAATCGCTGAAGTTTCAACAAAAGAATCTTATTAACAAg ATATACACTGATTCTGCTGAAGCCAAAATTCCAGCAGTTCTTAATTATCTAGAGACCGTAATTGAG GCAGGTTGCAAGTTTCTGGTTTTTGCTCATCATCAGCCCATGATTGATGCTATACACCAGTTTTTTCAA aaaaagaaagtgaattGCATTCGAATTGACGGCGGTACTCCTCCAGCAATGAGACAAGCTCTGGTTTCAGAGTTTCAGCAGAAAGATTCAATCATGGCAGCAGTg TTATCTATTAAAGCTGGAGGCGTTGGGCTAACGTTAACCGCTGCAAGCACAGTTATTTTTGCCGAGCTTTCTTGGACGCCAGGTGATCTGATTCAAGCTGAAGATCGGGCTCATAGAATCGGACAG GTGTCTTCTGTTAACATACATTATCTACTAGCGAATGACACAGTTGATGATATCATATG gGACGTTGTACAGAGCAAGTTAGAGAATTTAGGGCAG ATGCTGGATGGGGAAGAGAACACATTGGAAGTAGCAGTGAAGCAACAGCCGATTACAAGTAGCAGTCCAAATTCAAAGCAAAAGACTTTAGATTCTTTTATTAAACGTTGCAACAATGCAAGTGTTGATACCCAATCCAAGTTGAAACTTCCCAAGCACTAA
- the LOC101205287 gene encoding diacylglycerol O-acyltransferase 3, whose protein sequence is MEVYGTVSGQLPGLFCLDFSQSVRVSDLDTRRGPSTLSVSGRSVGTETRALGLVGRRRMGSSRFCDDGYLRYYVGPTCQGGNVKKEKEAVKKKLKLLKGLSAADYESSLLFRFDHGSIEEFQSDRFSIEERREALTRQLQQLKSEEKEQKRKKKLEKAKLKAARTQNIHDSTSSSSESSDNEGHMNTTSYRLKKALSQPSPDQYQANTIHVSTLPLPLQTQLLNSKTENIAVTQSTSVGRIQVCMGNKCKKAGAAALMEEFGRVMGDEAAVCGCKCMGKCRDGPNVRVLGSMEMQNPLCIGVGVEDVGRIVAEYLGQEGGQTQSRLAPAAI, encoded by the exons ATGGAGGTCTACGGCACCGTTTCCGGCCAGCTTCCTGGCCTCTTCTGCCTCGATTTTTCTCAATCCGTTCGAGTCTCCGACCTAGATACCCGTCGGGGCCCCTCTACCCTGTCCGTTTCCGGTCGTTCGGTTGGTACAGAAACTCGTGCTTTGGGGCTCGTTGGTCGTCGGAGAATGGGTTCTTCTAGGTTCTGCGATGACGGTTATTTGCGGTATTATGTTGGGCCGACTTGTCAGGGGGGGAAtgtgaagaaggagaaggaggcggtgaagaagaaattgaaattgttgaaaGGATTGTCTGCCGCGGATTATGAATCGAGCTTGTTGTTTCGTTTCGATCATGGTTCTATTGAAGAATTTCAGTCGGATCGCTTTTCT ATTGAGGAAAGAAGAGAAGCATTGACAAGACAACTCCAACAGCTAAAATCAGAAGAGAAagaacagaaaagaaaaaagaagctaGAAAAGGCCAAGCTAAAGGCAGCTAGAACACAAAACATTCACGACTCAACATCTTCATCCTCTGAATCCAGTGACAATGAAGGCCATATGAACACCACAAGCTACCGATTAAAGAAAGCGCTTTCACAGCCATCCCCAGATCAATACCAGGCCAACACCATCCATGTATCAACATTGCCTCTTCCATTGCAAACCCAACTTCTCAATTCGAAAACCGAAAACATCGCAGTAACCCAGTCGACGTCTGTAGGGAGGATTCAAGTGTGCATGGGAAACAAGTGCAAGAAGGCAGGAGCAGCAGCATTGATGGAAGAATTTGGGAGGGTGATGGGGGATGAAGCTGCTGTTTGTGGGTGTAAATGTATGGGAAAATGTAGAGATGGACCAAATGTGAGAGTTTTGGGTTCTATGGAGATGCAAAATCCTTTGTGCATTGGAGTTGGGGTGGAAGATGTTGGTAGAATTGTAGCTGAGTATCTTGGACAAGAAGGGGGACAGACACAATCAAGGTTAGCACCTGCAgcaatttaa